The following coding sequences are from one Paenibacillus sp. JDR-2 window:
- a CDS encoding DIP1984 family protein → MRLAEALVLRADCQRKVAQIKQRLERVIKVQEGESPAESPAELLNELKKTLEELAVWVKKINKTNSLSAFDANTTLAEALAERDRIMQHRNILNELLSTASIRQERYSRQEVKYYTTVEITELQSEVDDLSRKYRELDFKIQEKNWSTDLLEN, encoded by the coding sequence ATGAGATTAGCGGAAGCGCTTGTCCTGCGGGCGGACTGCCAGCGGAAAGTGGCGCAGATTAAGCAACGATTGGAAAGAGTCATAAAGGTTCAAGAAGGCGAGAGTCCTGCGGAATCACCTGCGGAGCTGCTGAACGAGCTGAAGAAGACGCTCGAAGAGCTAGCTGTCTGGGTGAAGAAGATCAATAAGACTAACTCTTTAAGCGCTTTTGATGCAAACACAACATTGGCAGAAGCATTGGCCGAACGCGATCGCATCATGCAGCATCGCAATATTCTAAATGAACTGCTCAGTACGGCTTCCATTCGGCAGGAACGCTATTCGAGGCAAGAAGTAAAGTATTATACGACGGTTGAGATTACCGAGCTCCAGAGTGAGGTTGACGATCTGTCGAGGAAATACAGGGAATTGGACTTTAAAATTCAAGAGAAAAATTGGAGCACGGATTTACTCGAAAACTAA